TCCCAAAGAGGAAGCATATATAGATTAAAACAGAATTGGACCTAAGATTGACCCTTGGGGCACCCCACACTCAATTTACGAatcctgatatatatatatatatatatatatattttaaaatgttacagTCAGCTTAATATAAACCTTTGCATACATAAACATTTATTAGCagttttgtttaaatttgtgGTTTCAGtccattacatttttaaatcctAATTAATAGCAAGACTAAAATAATTCATGATTCATTGCAAATTtgtcacacattttatatctgttctaaatgtacaataaaatacaatgcatATTTTTTCCCACAGGTTTTCCTGATCTTGTTAacataagtggaaaaaaattaacCTAATACAGATATGGTTGTATATTGTTTATTGATAGTTTAATAATTTCATAGTAATTCATAAAGCTATTTgaagttaaagttaaaaaaaataatgctgttTGAGACATTGTTTTgtattgaggtcattttttttctgccagtagatggcataaGCATTTAATGTTGGACATTGATGACAATACAGTGAAAGGGATGggcgttcatccatccatccattttcttaaccacttgctcctcacaagcaGTGTTAAAAAATTAGTGGTGTTAAATCAACTCGATATGCACTCAtcttgacacccctagtttaaacCAACTTTCATACTATACGTTTTTTGTCAATTTGAGTTATATTCTAACACGCCAAAATGATGAACGTCATTGTTGGTCCATCCCTGTCTTAGGTTGGTATGTGGTCTGGCAGCTCTTCTTGTCCAAGTTCAAGTTCCTGCGCGAGCTTGTCGGGGACGCGGCCGCCCCGCGGGCGCAAGCGCAGCCGTCCGAAAGCGAGGGCGAACGCGCCGCTACCGTCCCCGCGCGCAACCGTCCCAGGACTGTGCGCCAAAGAGTCGCCTTCCCGGAGAGCACCTTGTAGGTCGTTACACTAATCCGGGACTTTTCCTGACTGACGCTCGGTTGGAGGCAGGATCTGAAAGCCATTTGCAGCGCCATCCTTTTTCTAGATGTCAACTCTTCATTACTagataaggggggggggggggggggtctgttgTTGTGGCCATGAAGTTTATGTTTTGAAGTAAGGCTGACAAACTGTGGGTTTGTTCATCTTATTATATtgcaatgaaaggaaatttcagTGATAGACGGACCCGGTGGATGACATGAAATAGAGCTTCATTCCACTATATCGTaattcagaaagaaaaaaaaatacacttgaaTAGCGTTTTACAAGGAACTGACTTTAGTGTGTTTTGATGCTGCTACACATGACACAAGCTGACATCCCGGAGCTCCAAATGTTTGCTCCAATGTCCTTGCTGACAGACAGGCCGCCATTTTGGCGCCAAAAACTaactatctctctctctcgctctctctctcgctctctctctctctctcgctctctctcgctctctgtcTCTGTTCTGCCCGAGCCAGCGTCTACTGTAGTCTCGATGGCATCCATTGTTTTCGTCACATCAGCTCCTTTTTGTAGTCCGTCTCCAGTGAGGACAAATGAACGCCTAGCAAGGCCTTGTTGATATTTGTCATCTACTTTGGTTTACTGTGGAATTAATTTGTAACTTGCACCTTTTAATTAATTGATGATTTCCATTTCTGTGGCATAGCCGCTTTAAACCAAACATTGAGCTCAATTCTGTTTTCTGCTCAAACgtcttcaattatttttttttatattaaagtcTTCATAATTCAATTATTTGGTTCTTGTCTTACGAGCTTTCAACAGTTTGTCATGTAAATGCCTTATATTTACTGTATCAGGTCAAAACAAAACTCCAATTTGTCTCAGTAGAATTTACAGCAGCACAAAATGGAATACATATTATCATCGTTGGTGAACCGTAcgacccccaaaaataaaaacagaatgacATTTGTGCAAACAAATCACTATGAAAATGCCTTACCGTCAATAAAGCATATCATAGACACATACCGCTGCTCAATATTTAATGATACGAGATTTGTAAAGCTGAAGTTTCAAGAGtgatgaattttattttttttattttatttataattgtaaagttttttcatattggtgaaaataaatacaaatgtttaaTATAAAGtatgaattatttaaaaatacttaaaaactaCGTCTTAAAAGAAGCACGTGTACTATCTGACGTCATAATGCGTTTACGTTCATTGACaaacgtaatttttttttatagttgagGTCCCTTCAGCTGCATTTCGCACGGTGACCACGAGGTGGCAGCATTGTACAGAAAAATCTGGTGGAGCCTGCTTTGCCATAGTCCAAGTTTGACTCGCTCAAGTGCAGTGTTTGTTTCCTAACCTTTtactgagccaaggcacatattttaaatgtcacatattaaacatactgtattattttataatacatattatacatacatacatatacatattaaaatgtcacaaaaaatggaTACACAGGTTAATAATTATGTCTAGCTTGTTCCActactcttccactagatggcagtagaTAATTATTAACCTGCAgctattttatgatttttttttttttttgtggtgggtgCGATTTTATTCCCTAAAATATGTGCCCTGCCATTCTGCATACATATTaccaaaatgtgtaaaaatgctattttaaaaaGTCGATCAAATTCttccaatgcattttttttgtgcccaTATTTACTTGATAACCAACATCCACTTGCGTTTTTATTCTCGGTTATTATACCTCCTTCCCTTCAGATTTGGCTGCGTGGTCTGGAACCTGCAGCTGgcccttattttttttctttttaagaaaaagCAGCTCTTCTGTCTTTGAGAAGCTGTAATTTACGAATTCAGCAAATACTTTACAGGAAATGATTGTGGTAAACCACGGAAATGACATCCACTCTCCAGTGCTTTTCTCTGCCTCTGTGTGTGCACGTTCTGCTTCTGCTGCACGCTGCTCTGTTTGTGTGACATTGCCACTCATTCAATGTCCCCTTGTAGACAAGGTGAGCAGCTGACGTTCGTTTCAGTCATTTTCTTTCCATCTCAACAACAGCCTGACACCTGTTTGTTATCTCAGGCGACACAATCTGGATCAAGCCAAAATGCAGCCCCAGCCGTCAGTCCATTGTTTTTGCAGCACCTTGCCGAGCCAGGTTTGTTGTGTTTGGACTGTACTTCTTGTTGACGCAAACACGCTCGATGAAGGACAGAAGCTGGCGTCGATTGACTCTGTCAGCAGCCAGAACTAAAATAACGCCAATGATTCACTGACATGACCACATGTTGCGCTCTCTCGTCAATACTCATCCATTGAATGCGAAATTGCAAAATTAGGTAAAGTTTAGCACCTGTGCCTTCCACTCAAACTgttatgatctgtgttttgcttTAATACGTTAGTTTTATTTCTTGTTCGGCAAGGTTACAGTttaaaaactaacgaaataactaaaactgtcAAAAAACAACAAGTCTACAATTTTGACTGGGCCATGTTGTTCGAACGTACTGTAATACGGaggctagctaagggctaaacgTAGCTAAATGTTATAGCAAACATTTCGCTTCTTCCCATTATGCCACGGGGTATTTACTTGACATGCGCAattaccccgtggcattatgggaaatgttttgttagcatttggcctatatttcacaaatatattcTCACGACTTTGAGCGACATAGCCCAGTCAAAACTGTTACTATTAGTACCAACACTTTAATATCTTGTGTTTATGAAGTTAACTAgaattatagtgaaaatgtccttatctttttttctttatctacTAACGCCACACATGAGTTTTCcgggttcattttaaatgcatttattttagaATTACTGTACATCTGTAAAAAGTAACGAGGGCCAAACGCTTGtttgaaatagtagtttaaatTACTTTATTGCACAATAAGTAGCCAGGCGACTTTCTTGTTTAATATTGTACCTGAGAAATACTCTGTAtattaaaaccaaaactaatactaaaactaaaaaaactgcaaaacaaagcattaaaaaaagctATCACACCTtttctaaaaactaattaaaaactaactgaataaaaaaaaaaaactcaaaataaaaattaactttAATAAAAAGGCAAAGCATAAAAGTAGAAGAAGCAttgatattgattgattgagcaTTAAGTTGATGTCACTTAATCGATGCTGTTGTCTTCActccttgtttttcttttctgtttcggCTCATCGACAGCATCTTCTCATTTTGAAAGCGCTGCGATTTGCATGTTTGTCAAATATTCCACATAAAATGAAACGACAGCGGATAAATGCAGTCATAAGGACCGGAGGGTGGTCTCGATGTTTTTTCTGTCTCGTCCCCACATGACATTTTTACAACTAAAATTAATCGTCTGACTTCTGCCATATCGCTTAACCGCtggaaaattgtttttatttattttttattagtatgTGAGGAAGCTAGCCGGAGTTTCATCCTATTAAGTGAATATTGGAAATTGAAAGTAAAGCTTGGATCAATATTGTTTTGCGAATGTTGTATATGACTGTTTGCCAACCTTTATTTCCCTGCAGTTAGTTAAACAAAACTGCCTATCCTCGCCTTGGCAAAGCAGATTAGCACCGAATAGACTTTGCTCAACCCCAATTGAGCTGACATCTTCGCATGACTATTTAGTTATACGGAGAAgcctttttaaaaagtgattgcatttgcaaattcctttttcctCCTCGTCTCCCCGTAGAGCGCGAGCAGGAATGCGCtagataataaaaacaaattgcttGGCATGCAGTGCCAGGCTTGAAAAGAGCTTTAATGAGATTTTCTGATTGGGAGCTTGAAGGATCCTCGCTGTGATTATGGGCATCTATTCTTCATTCTATCTATAGAGTGGCCCCTCTTTGGGGAGACACTCCATTTCACTCGGGCTGTAATGAAACAACTTTAGTGGGATTAGTAAAGATGTAGATGAGAAAAGGATGATTCTGTGTCGGACACGTACTACTCGCATGTACCCGATTCGAAGAGCGTCTTCCAGCcagacaaaatgtgttttgacattttgggggggaaatgtcTCTCACAGCTCGGAGAACACGTACAAAACACTTCATGTCCTCATTTGCCTCTGTCACATCCAATGTACGACAGGAATGCTGAGGACTTCTTCCGCTAGTTTACAGTGCAGCACACCCACGTTTAGTGAGAAATCGTGTCATCGCTGTTAAAAATAACcagctatttttagaatagaAGCCGCGAATAACTCTTTGCATGTTTGATCGTGACGAGGATTTGACAGGGAAGGAAAAAATGAACCATATGTAGGCTGCACTTTTGCTTCCTCGTCTAGTAATTTACACATTTGGCTGCATATTTCTGCAAATCAGTTGGTAGAATTGGTAAATGAGAAAAGCTTAATCATAATTGCCTTACTTGTTTAAACAAAggataaatacatgaaaaaaaaaattgtggttcACTGAAGCAAATCAAGTTTGTCAACTTTAATAAATGTATTGTAtttgttcatttcattttaatgaaaaaaaaatgtaccaaaattagtattttatttgtttatttttaagttactgtattacaatcattttttttaaaccaccaaatTGAACACAAGTCTTTGTATTTGCTTGTCACTATTTTCAATGaccttttatttcaaattgaagatgttctaatacaaataataatgatgacattGGGATGCAAGAATAGTATGATTTTGTGGAATATGTATGATTTTGATAATCATTTTTGTATCCCTGCCCTGGCCTAAATAATTAGAATTTGGAGTATTttcaactaaattaaaatttattaataaaaaaaattgaggtgTTAAATTTAtacacctttttaaaattttaaaataactaatttaataaatgtttattttgttgacaaatatatattataaagtctgtttggtccaaaaggaacctacataattttagtgtttattttttttttaaattggtcttaaatgcttacacattttcttaattcccccccccccaaaaaaaatagtttgaataatcaggatttcaattattgccaaaatagtcgcaattataattttttcataatcgagcagccttaGTTCTATGTGCCCTTAGCGTTGTCCTTAatgttgcgtttgtggaatatgaattaagcagcatctgaaggggcggccattttaccacttgctgtcgactgaaaatggcatcacagttgctcaggtaacaaccaatcatggttcacggtttatttattttattttattgacttttATTCTGATTTTTAATTGACCTTTGTGCTTTCATTGTTGCCAGTACATTTGAGatgtatttttataaatataaagtgcaatataaataagattattttgtggttttcatcatgtgacgttcgcaagctaATGTGTAAAAAAACTTAAGACACCGTGTCATGGATATGAACAAGTCTTTACTTTATCTGTGAAGAACGCCcacctcacacaaacacacgcacacacgcggatATTAACATCATTTTAGCATCTACTGTCACACATCCAGCAGTACGAACGACACATCAACAACACTTATGAGTGAAACGAACATAAGGTGCTTCATAATATAGGACCGGAATGTTATGAAAAATGTCCACATAAAACAATCTCGACAAAAATAGAGCAAATATTTACATAACAGCAAGTTTTTACAccagaaagattttttttgtttaccatTTGGCCATTTGAAGCAACTGTTCTTTGAAATGTTGCGCGTGATGCGAAAGATCCGTGACCCTGTCCACCATCTCCTGGATGGCGCCCGTGTTGGGGTAGTTGAGCGCCGCCGTCTTGGTGGCGGCCACCACCGTTTTTAACAAGTCGCACAGCACGTTGCTGGAGTTCATCACCCTGTTGGCCACCTCGGGGGCGGCGGCCTGCCGGGACAGCGTGTCTCCGATGAACACCAGTTTGTGCGCGCTGAGGATGACGAACTTGCTGTGGGCCACGAAGATGCGGGGCGGCTGCCCGCCACTCACGCAGCTGAAGAAGGCGTCCACGGCGCTGAGCAGCGTGACGAAGTGCTGCTCGCACTGCTCCGAGTAGAAACCCAGCAGCTGGCGGTCGCGCGCGCACGTGCGGGTTGAGGCGGAGGGCGTCgtcgtcggcggcggcggcggcggcggcgtctcTGCGTGGGGGGCGGCCGTCCGGCCCGGTTGTTGGTGAGGCGTCCACTGCGAGATGTCGTTCTCCACGGGCTTGATCACTTCCTGCTCCAGCTTCTTGAACTGGTTGATCTGGAGAGAGTCATGTGACCTACATTAGTTGTTGGCATGAAAAAGGCTCTTCCCAATCCGAAAGGAAAACGACAATAAATGATATTAAGATGACATATAATTCATTCACACATCCCGTTGAAAAATGTAATTGGCAAATATATTTTtggctgttttttatttattttttattttttatgctcaaTTGCACAATTTTGATTTAATTCCCCAACATGTTTATATATCATTGTATCATTGACCCCCttaatggctaaataaataaataaaagtcttatTGACatcaattactaaataaataaataaataaataataacctcCCAAAAATATTTATGACAATTGAGGGTTGCCCCCACTGCCCCCCActtaaattataaaaaaaaaaaaaaaatcccaacatttttttctgaatatttttcttaGTCCCaaattatcaaaaaaataaaaaataaaataaacaacaaaattgaGGGTTGGCCCCACTGcccccactaaaaaaaataataaaaaaaatccccaaaattttttctgaatatttttcttaGTCCCaaattatcagaaaaaaaagtgataaacattcaatatacattttctttgaaaaaacaGAAGGGAAGGGACAACCcggagaaaacaaacaaaccaaaaaaaaaattaaatcatcaaaaaggggggaaaaaaaaagaaaaaagaaaaaactgctCTGTTGACAACGTAAACAAAAATATCTGGCTGTCAATACTGCAttatgtatcataacatttatgCTAATCTCCATTTGCAAGTCTATGGCGTTTCACATATGTTAGCATTACGCTAGTCTACTTTTCGTTatgacaaaatgacattttggagTGTAACTGCACCATGTTtaattctctttttatttgtctCTTTGACAGCAACCTTCAGCTGAGAGGGACAAAACGGCTTGAAGAAAGTACACAGAGTTATCTTATTTGGAGAGCTGTGTAAGTGAGAATCCATTTTCAAACAGTCTGATAAAATGaagttaaatgtgtttaaattatGTGAGTGGGTAAgattattaaacttttttttttaatatggtcTCTTTATAttgcaaaatttcacacattcagGTGGGTCTAAAAAAAGGGTTATATCCAATATTTTTTACTGAATGCACATTTCAAGTGGAGTGACAACATTTAGAGTTGATGATGGTGACTCAATTATGTTGtttggaagcaaaaaaaaaaaaaagctgaagctCACCTGCTCCTGCCCCAGCTGAGCTTGATTCTGCTTGATGATGTTTTCTTTCTCCAGCAGCTCCTTCTGCTGACGCTCAAAGTCTTCTTTGCCCTGCAAGAGGAGGACATACATGTGAGAAAAtggtaaatatgtatttttatgactgcaGCATCAAATGTTCAGAAATAATTGGCTGATTTAAAAAGATAATAACCAAGATAATGTGATTTAGACATTCCCCCACTgaaaaaaatggcagatttttctCTCTGTTGCAAACAAATAGTAATTTAAATATACTATGTTAATCTTTTAAAACGGTCAAATgttattattgctttaaatgttaaattcagggaccaaaaaaaccaaacatttttttagaggtgtcaaaattagtgcgttaattttgatttaatttaaagctcctttaatgccacaaatTTTTATGTGTCAAGCAAAAatcttatctttttttaaaattctgtaTTTCTTGTGTACTggctaggggtgtcaaaattggtgcattaatttaaagttcctttaatttcctttttttttaattttttttttaatttttttttttaatttttttttttaaatgtgtggttaatgaccgccccttactggAAAGTctttactgggggaattccagtcgcaacacagcagacacgttcacatcaaaatttagcagtagtaaatttaataagaatgcatatatttgtggagagtgtggtcaaattgtgtttgacaattttaaaaataagcagaatttcacaagtgtcTTCGTGTAAGATAATGTATCTCTTTTATATGATATGAAAAACCACCATcttataaatgcaattatgccatctagtggcagaaaaagtaCCAAGACAAATCAATCTTActcggtttttttgttttttttccgtttgacacttaataataataataataataataataataataatttttaattttatgatttatatatttttttaaattaattagcaatcacaattttattccaaaatattaTTGTTGGTATgggcctaaaaaacaaaacccatatCGGGCGGACTCTCGAAAATACACACTGTATTGGCTGTGTACATGcatgtgcctttaagaggcggggctTGGTGAGGTGTGACGCCTGACTGTGTGAGTGTGAGCTGTGGTCGACGGCAGATATTACGtctgtgttgttgtttgtgttttacttttcttaCGGGATTTAATACATGGCTAAAAAGTATAGAGGCAACTtgggctctcctttcccacatgcaGGGCATTTTAGTAAATATAGAGTCACCAAAATGTTGGGGATATCCCTACTGTAAAATGTACCTGCAAATGTACGTAGTCGTAGTCTTCCATCCAGCTTTTAACGCACTTCTCGCTGTGGTTCATGTTGTCCTTGTCTTGGCTGGACGGCACTGGGAAGGGCTTGGTCTGCCCCCCGTAGGTGTCGCTATCCGACGAGGGCGACGTGAGCGGGTGGCCCATGTTGTCGTCGGGCGTGCTCCCGCTCGATAAGGACCCGTCCGCGTGCGTCCGTCGGAACAGCAGCTCGGCGCTGTTCCCTATCGTGGAGGCCAGCTGCTTGGCGTCGTCCGGCACCGTCCTGGACACCATGACGAAGCGGTCCAGCTCGTCGCTCTTGTTGTGGTGCTTGCCGGCGGCCAACGTATTGGGCGCCCAGCCGCCGTTCTCCAACACTTGGTAGATCTGCAGCAGGATCTGCTGCGAGTCCTCCAGGCGGCCCAGCTGCCTCCTCAGCTTGCTGTGGAGGGCGGAGTCGGACAAGGCGGTGGCGTTGGCCGCCGCCCCTTTACCGAATACGATCAAGTCCCCAAGACCGACTCGGACCCTGTCCAGGACCGCGCGGACGTCGTTGGCGTGGCGCTCCATGAAGGGGAAAGTCCTCCAATGGGGGGACGCCGCCATGGAATGCAAAGCGCCCACCGAGACCTCCGCAGCCTGCTGCAGACGGTACAACCTCTGGACCGCCGTGTCCACGTCCAGCGCCAGGCGGCCCTCCGAGCTGGTCGCCGTTGAGGAGGATGACGTGGACATGCTGCTGCGCGTGCTGCCCGTGCTGGAGAAGGACAGGCGGTTGACGCCGTCGGTCGCCTCGGCCACGGCTCGCGATTCCTGCGCGGGGATGTCGTACGCGTCTTTGTCGCGCTCGGCGGGCGGGCTTCTGTGCTGGGGCCCCTGCAGGCCCCTGGGGACGTCGTAGACGTCGCTGGGTGAAGCCGCCCCGCCGGAGAGAAGCGCGCTCGGCGGCACGTCGTAGATGCCCTCGTTGCTGTTGTGTTGTTGGGGATGGCCAGCGGGCTCCGTGCTGGGGGGGAAGTCGTAAACGGACGGAGCGTTGTGTGTGGATTTGATGAGGGTGGGCGGAGGGACGTCGTAGATGCCCTCCTGCAGCTGCTTGAGAGGCTGCGGGAAATCGTAGGTGCCCTCCTGCTGGGCGGGGTTGGCTCTGCAGGGTGGCACCGAGTAGACCTGAAGGTGAAGGACGGGCATGATTACATTAGGACTTAACGATTCATTGACATTGCAATTTACTGTGGCCTTGAGTATGTGGGTTGTGTTGTGGTCGTTTTGTATCCAGGTCATGGCACCAATTAAAAAGTTCGTATTCAgcttcattttagtcattgtaggctttatttttttcaatgttattttatttacataggGCAGTGGTAATAAGTGATCACTAAATGTCGCTAAATCAAAAATGCAGCCGAAGCGCGTGCGTTTCGAAGCGGAGACCACATTTCGTAAGCCTATTCTTATTTTGCGTGAGCAAGCAAAATCGAGCAACGCCGGCTTGGCCGCCACTGTGAACCCTGGGGACAGACGACGAAAGACTGAACAAGCCAGATTTAGCCGGAGCAGCTAATGAGTCGCTAGCAGGAGTTGGGTCACAAAAACTAACAATATAACTAAAactgcaatttaaaaaacattttcggtcacaaaataaaacaaaaccaacaatcatgaaaaacaaaaaaacaactgaaactacttttttttttttttaaacatgagcCATTGGGattgattttaagtatatttatttcaatattaaccagaataaggatcTTTGAAAGTGTGTGTCATTAagtagcagccaatagaaaagcaccttcagatgacatgaCTTCTGGGCGACAATTTTGTTGACAAGTTTGACTCCAATGGCTCGCCGCGCctacttttttatttgactcaGCCAAAACGCAACACGAGGTAAGAAGTgcgtttttcattttacaatattaaatcttgcacacaagtaatacacgttttttttaaatgtaaactaATTCTACAACTAACAAAAAGTATACTAAAACTAAGCGTTTCTGAAATGACTAAAAACTAATAACAGAGccg
This portion of the Festucalex cinctus isolate MCC-2025b chromosome 19, RoL_Fcin_1.0, whole genome shotgun sequence genome encodes:
- the nedd9 gene encoding enhancer of filamentation 1 codes for the protein MKYKNLMAKALYDNMPESPEELAFRKGDILTVIEQNTGGLEGWWLCSLHGRQGIAPGNRLKLLIGPKFEAQSPVVAAAQSPHQNSGFQQKATPAGAQGLYQVPPQQQSIYQVPSGQDVYQVPPRSALAADNTPSKVVTPTRVGQSYTYSPGQHNQQDLYDVPPSRSQGVYDVPPGQMLGSPYPGQHGAARNQDIYDVPPSQADIRTQGQDVYDVPPSSQAVYSVPPCRANPAQQEGTYDFPQPLKQLQEGIYDVPPPTLIKSTHNAPSVYDFPPSTEPAGHPQQHNSNEGIYDVPPSALLSGGAASPSDVYDVPRGLQGPQHRSPPAERDKDAYDIPAQESRAVAEATDGVNRLSFSSTGSTRSSMSTSSSSTATSSEGRLALDVDTAVQRLYRLQQAAEVSVGALHSMAASPHWRTFPFMERHANDVRAVLDRVRVGLGDLIVFGKGAAANATALSDSALHSKLRRQLGRLEDSQQILLQIYQVLENGGWAPNTLAAGKHHNKSDELDRFVMVSRTVPDDAKQLASTIGNSAELLFRRTHADGSLSSGSTPDDNMGHPLTSPSSDSDTYGGQTKPFPVPSSQDKDNMNHSEKCVKSWMEDYDYVHLQGKEDFERQQKELLEKENIIKQNQAQLGQEQINQFKKLEQEVIKPVENDISQWTPHQQPGRTAAPHAETPPPPPPPTTTPSASTRTCARDRQLLGFYSEQCEQHFVTLLSAVDAFFSCVSGGQPPRIFVAHSKFVILSAHKLVFIGDTLSRQAAAPEVANRVMNSSNVLCDLLKTVVAATKTAALNYPNTGAIQEMVDRVTDLSHHAQHFKEQLLQMAKW
- the smim13 gene encoding small integral membrane protein 13: MWQSVGLTLLVIVATLLCVLIFMLCGWYVVWQLFLSKFKFLRELVGDAAAPRAQAQPSESEGERAATVPARNRPRTVRQRVAFPESTL